A portion of the Natronococcus sp. AD-5 genome contains these proteins:
- a CDS encoding ABC transporter → MNTAGAIIGLYALFLVVYFGGRSLVGPGFGGTLGALIVGFFLFIMGNASYKALAGLFATEAKWGTLERLYLSPLGFRRIAVLLSLGSLFTTFFVGFTMLTLMLLTTGESLSLDLLSIVPIVTFTLLSTMGLGLLFGGATVRYKNISSIFGLVKFALVALIAAGPTSEDAFALKLLPLVQGSYLLQRVMNEGVRLWDLEVFELFVLAFVGAAYFITGCVLFWYFTERARETGVMGHY, encoded by the coding sequence GTGAATACGGCCGGTGCAATAATCGGATTGTACGCGCTGTTTCTCGTCGTCTACTTCGGAGGTCGTTCGCTCGTCGGTCCGGGGTTCGGTGGTACGCTCGGTGCACTCATCGTCGGCTTCTTCCTGTTCATCATGGGAAACGCCTCCTACAAGGCACTCGCGGGGCTCTTCGCTACGGAGGCGAAGTGGGGCACGTTAGAACGATTGTACCTGTCTCCGCTCGGTTTCCGTCGTATCGCGGTGTTGCTGTCGCTAGGTTCGCTCTTCACGACGTTTTTCGTCGGTTTCACGATGCTCACGCTGATGCTCCTTACGACTGGAGAATCGCTCTCCCTCGATCTACTCAGTATCGTTCCGATCGTCACATTCACGCTCCTGTCTACGATGGGTCTCGGGCTTTTGTTCGGCGGCGCGACGGTTCGATACAAGAACATTAGTTCGATTTTTGGACTCGTCAAGTTCGCGCTCGTCGCGCTCATCGCCGCGGGTCCGACTTCGGAGGATGCGTTCGCGCTCAAACTCCTCCCGCTCGTTCAGGGAAGCTACCTGCTTCAACGCGTGATGAACGAAGGAGTCCGTCTCTGGGACCTCGAGGTCTTCGAATTGTTCGTACTGGCTTTCGTCGGAGCGGCGTACTTCATCACGGGGTGCGTTCTGTTCTGGTATTTCACGGAGCGAGCGCGCGAGACCGGGGTTATGGGACACTATTGA